Proteins from a genomic interval of Desulfurispira natronophila:
- a CDS encoding hydrogenase small subunit, which translates to MMQQEITRRSALKRIFAAIAATGAGSFITFDDLLAADANPRKAINVLWLHGSSCTGCTCSLLDIEKVPVVDILTRFAHMVFHHDLSLATGDQVTETIDKLLESEEPFVLVVEGSIPVRMPHTCMVAHRTMDSWMQRILPKAQACIAAGTCAAFGGVTQMEGMDTGSMGLLQYSYYRGITTPIITLPGCPMKPEHFVYSVLHYSTHGAPPPLDRYGRPRRFFGRTVHDRCVKYADFQENYFSRKIGEDGCLLRLGCQGMVTRSDCMITGYNNNTNVCLRAGHPCIGCSGENFPRRVMFHTYDDTRDIIPRRV; encoded by the coding sequence ATGATGCAACAGGAGATCACACGACGCAGCGCCCTCAAACGCATTTTTGCCGCCATAGCCGCCACAGGCGCCGGTTCGTTTATCACTTTCGACGACCTGCTGGCTGCTGACGCTAATCCACGTAAAGCCATCAATGTCCTGTGGCTCCATGGGAGCTCCTGCACTGGCTGCACCTGCTCCTTGCTGGATATCGAAAAGGTTCCTGTGGTGGACATCCTCACCCGCTTTGCCCATATGGTCTTTCACCACGACCTCTCCCTGGCCACCGGCGACCAGGTCACCGAAACTATCGACAAACTGCTGGAATCTGAAGAGCCTTTTGTCCTGGTGGTGGAAGGCTCCATTCCCGTGCGCATGCCTCACACCTGTATGGTGGCCCACCGTACCATGGACTCCTGGATGCAGCGAATCCTGCCCAAAGCCCAGGCCTGCATCGCCGCAGGCACCTGTGCCGCCTTTGGAGGCGTTACGCAGATGGAGGGGATGGACACCGGGAGCATGGGCCTGCTGCAATACTCGTACTACCGGGGCATTACCACGCCCATCATAACGCTGCCAGGCTGCCCCATGAAGCCTGAACATTTTGTCTATAGCGTACTGCACTACAGCACCCACGGAGCTCCACCACCCCTGGATCGCTACGGTCGCCCCCGCCGTTTCTTTGGCCGCACGGTGCATGATCGCTGCGTGAAATACGCCGATTTTCAGGAAAACTACTTCTCCCGCAAAATTGGCGAAGATGGCTGCCTGCTGCGTCTGGGCTGCCAGGGTATGGTCACCCGCAGTGATTGCATGATTACCGGCTACAACAACAATACGAACGTCTGTCTGCGAGCTGGCCACCCTTGCATCGGCTGTTCCGGCGAAAACTTTCCC